In the genome of Taeniopygia guttata chromosome 4, bTaeGut7.mat, whole genome shotgun sequence, the window TTAACTTTGATAAAGCAAACCAAGGCAATGTTTCACTCTCTTGATCTGTTGGTGATTTATTGAGTAACATTAGAATACAGCTTATTAATCTTCCCCTGACAGCatagttttctgtgttttctaaaaaccatcattttcaaaatattcagGTGACACCAAGTGGTTAGTTGTTGTACTGCTATATGCTCAGGACTGCTCTGTACCAGTACTGTATAAACTTGTGTAAAAACCAAGTATTCTGTGTGAAACGAAGTACAGAAATACATActacaaccaaaaaaaaaaaaaaaaaaaaacaaaaaaaaaaaacaaaaaaaaaaacaagcagccAGAATGCCTTGAGATTATTACTTACCTTAGAAGAGTtatatgctttaaaaataaaaataacagcaaaaccCAACCTGTATACATCATCAAAAATTCAGTGGCCAAGAATTATGGTCCTGTAAGAGAAGTTACTTACCAGAAAGAATTAGTCCCTATCTTTGTACGCTCGTGTGTATAATAAGTTGCTTCCAAGAAACACACTCAGACTTTTCTCAAATCACTTCTAGttatcaaaaaaaccccagacaaaaccccaaaccccaaagaaaAACCACAACCTATACATCCATAAGCAGCATCACCATCATTCAACACTTCCACGAGAAGGAAGGAGGACTCTGTCACATTTAGCAAATTGTCTTTACCTGTAGGTATTTCTTTCAACATAGAATATATGTTAAACTGTAACAGAAACAAGTTCTTTAGATAGGGAAAAGAAATTGTACTTTTAGATTCCTTAAGGCTATGTTGCAGCATCACAACAATGCCAACATCAAAAAGGGGGTTTTTAATCAATGTGAAAGATGTCTATCTTTCAAAAGTCAGCCTTGTACGTCTGCTTCAAATCAGGGCTCTGTATGCTCTTTTCGGGCCCAAATCCTCACAAGCCAGAATGCGCAGaggccattaaaaaaaaaagtgtcattCAAAGATAACAAGACAGCATTACTAGCACTAGGCTGTTAGGGAAACAGCTGTAAAAAGTAAATCTGGTATTTGGGAATTCTGCTAAATACCAGTTCACATTAACTGTGATTGTATGGCACAATCAAGTGCTAAAAAGCTATAGAATACTATTAATTTAAATCCACTTAAAAAAGTTTTGCCTACAGCATTTGTAATTATAACTGAAGAGATAAAAATCTCAACACTtactttcttcattttttcttttaatagtcTGCAGTCAGGATTTGCCCACAGCTGTGAATAATCACTCTTAATCTAACTTTAATTGTTCCCTTGATTCTTTCCCAAGAAGTacaggagagaaaataattttaggtAACAAAAGGAGCAAACTGGGCAGGTACATATGGTCAAGCACAAAAACCTGCAATTGTCTTTATTCTTCTTTTAAGGAGAGCCTCACACTATTTTGAGTTTCGTACCCTTTTTATCTTTTGTGTTTGACATTATACAGGTTATAAAAGTGTGGCCCTAATTTTCCTAGCTAAATATGGAAACAGACACCGTGTGTACAAAACCAGACACAGATACTTAGCCACTTACTATTCAAAATCACTTTGGCCATCTGGAAGTATCACCTTCTAGAGGTGTCCCACCAATGTAAACCAAGCACACCACTGCTGAAGTGGACACAATGTATAAGGCTTTGTGCCTCAGAGGCTCTCCTTCCTCTAAGACCTTTTGGCCATGCCAAATccaaacccaagaagaaagcaagcaagcaagaaCAAAAAGCTTGTTTACATTTTAGTCatgcattgaaaaaaaaaaaaaaaaaaaaaaaaaaaaggcatcacATTCAAGCCTGAAATAACTCTGCTATGAACTCATGCAAAGGAGAAACCTCACCACAGCCAACATACATCTCAAGAGACTTGCAGAGCAAGTGCTAAGTAGCAGTATTAGGAAGAGAAGAATAGTAGCACTATTTTAACAGTGTACTGCAATCACACTTCAATTCACCAAGATTACAAcaggtgaggggaaaaaacctaaCCAAAGaaaaccccctccccaccaaTTTTATAATGTAAAAACTCTCCTCTTCTAGTAAATgcattctgatttttaaaaaatggaacaTACATAAATGAAGATGCTAGAACACAgactttcaaataaattttcagcACTGTAATCATCTCACAAATGACCTTAAACCTAAGTTACTTACATGTCATCTAATTCTTTCTTATACATCATTCCAGTAGATAAATGTAAGCAAAAATTACCGTGGCATTGGACTGTTCAGATACTTACAGGCTTTTCTCAGTGCTCTCATCTAATGGTCCAGACTCAACTGACACAAGAACCAAGTCTTCTGTAGACTACTTTACACAAAACACGCATGCACACCAAGATATGTATACCAAGAGCAATTTAAAAGTAACTTTTCCAGCTTCAGTTCTTAATatataaacaaaaatgtttatgCTTACCGAGATGTAAAAGCGTGAACTGTGCTGCCAATTCCTTTGCATCTTCTACTGTTGTACAGAGTTTTTCTGGCATGAAATAACTCCGGAAATCATCTGTGATACTAGAAATAAGCACTTTGTACACCAAGAGTATTTTCCCATCCTGACTTGTGGTTGAATACAAGCAGTATTCTGGTGGTGCCCAGCTATTTTTATGGCAAAAATAATCCAGATGCATTACTGCAGAACTGAAGTGACTCAGCTTTAAAGAATACATACTGATTGGAGTAAGCTTTATTCCTGGAAAAATGTGGTATGTACTACTTTCAGCTTCAGGAGGGCCTGGACTCTGCTGACCATTCAGATGAACTGAAAGACTTGCTGGTTTCCCCAAGGATTTTTGAGTAGCATCTTCTTTGTTAGGAAACCCTAAGAGGTTTTCAGAACTGGGACTTATCTGACCATTAAAATGTTGCTTCCAAGAACTTTCTTTGTTAACTGGCTTTGCCAGTGTTACCTCAATACTGGCTCCATCAATGCACTTCCCGTTCATTACAGACATAGCAGCAACTGCATCTTCACGGtggaaaaaatgaacaaaagcaTAGTCCCTCAACTTCTTCACACGTTCAACTACTCCTGGCTTGAATTTGTTGAATTCAGCTTTAATTTTGTCCTCTGTAGTAGATATCATTAAATTTCTCACATACAATACTTTGACTCTCTGCATAGTTTCTTCATCAACTATTTTCTCAGGATCTGCCCAGTCTACTTGAATAGTATGACCCCAGGGCTGGAATGTTCCTATAGCAAGGAAGCATTACAAAAATAAGACACATGCAAAGGAAAGCAGAATCATTCTTACCACCTACCTctacaaaaaacaaacatgatGCATACCACAAGAAACTGGGTTTTGCTGCCTACATCTACTAAACTGACTTGAAAGTGTTAAAGTAAATGTGACTCTGCAAAAATGACAAGTATTCTGTTACCTTGGGGTTCATTAAGCAccattttcaaaacaaagacTTTGTGacatgcacatacacacacgCACACAAAAGGAGACCAAAAGTAATGTATTTAACTAGCTATTAAACACAGCCTCTTCAATAATACTACCACTTTAAAAAGCATGGGCAACACCTGGAAATAATAATCTAAATGTACAGATTCAGTACAACGCTTACTCTATGTTGCAGCAGATGCcagaactaaaagaaaaaaaccaaaaccaaacctgcTTTGTTACTCATGTCAACCCATCATTTTGCCTATCATACAGGTTTATTTTCTATTCAGTGATCTGGAGGTATTTCACCCACCACTTTGCagagatatatatatatctctctatatatatatatagagagagatatatatatagatatagatatatataaaatataccaATTACATGTTgaatatattacatattattaCAAGTATTATATTGATATTTACTATAGATTTGATACTTTGTCTATTGTATATAGttctgcatatttattttttctttcaaaattattttccagtaaaatattaaagacctacctttttttaaaatatgaaacattCATGTATTTCATAGTGATGAAAATAACATTACTCATGACAACCCACAGAAAATACGGGGCACATTCAAGGCACATTCCTTTCTAAGCTCACTTTTAAGAGAATTTGAGTGCAGAGCCTTGTGCATGTAAATGAAAACTGAATGTGTGCCCGTGCAGCTACATATTGGCATAAATACCTAAATTACATAAAACTGATGTCTATTTTTTAATTGTCAAACTACCTAAATTACAGCTTcttaaaaaagtttaaaagaaaccaaaccataactacaaaacataaaaaatgaaatcatcCTTAGCCAAAAGGCAATACTGCAGTTTTCTAACTCTCAAAACACCTTAAAgaatggaaaacagaaatgaTCCACTATCTCATCCCCCCACAATATGGAAATAGATACTCTCCATATAAACTCAGTTTAATTACAAACAGTTTTACCTGGGATTAGCCGTCTTCTAGCCattgcagctgctctgtgagaCTCATATTCTACAAAGGCAAAGCCACGATTTTTAGTTTTGTCAGTGGCATTTGGATAAACAATGACATCCACCACTCCTTCTGTaacttttttcatttcattcagtatttcttccttcttcttatCTTTAGGAATTGCTCCAATAAACAATCTGCAGTTGTCCAAGCTTACGCAGACACCAATAAACTTCCCTGGACGAATTTCATAATTATTAAGAATCTTGATGGCCAGCTGGGCTTCCTCTTTGGTGGTGTACATCACAAAAGCATAGCCTCGGTTCTCACCACTGAATTCCATCATCAGCCTGAGCTCATAGATCTTCCCAGCTCTCCCGAAAACAGGAACTAGCTCATCTTCATACATATCACGAGGAATCTTACCCACAAAAACTTCACATCCACGAGGTGGTGGAGGACCCTCCCAACCTTAAAATAAATTGTCCAACAGCAATCTTAGTACAAATGCACATTTACCCCACATCCAGTTCGAATGTGGGAGATATTTATTTTTGGTCTCAGCTGAAAACTAGCACATTCTCTTCTATTACATCTTATTTCttttatgtttaaattttttaaaaatgccagaAGCCCCACAGTTTCAATCATTTTATTTCAATCATTTTATGCCACTTACCATTTTTTTCCGGTTATTAATAAAATTGATATACCTAAGAAAGATACCTAGGTAAGaacttcagttttattttctactACAATGCTTTAAAGTTACAAAATGTTTCACTGCACTTCTTGCCCccatatttttataaattttgctaaggtccccagggcagcactttttcttcttccttgacATCATTCAAAAACTCCAAACATTTTGCTTCCACCTTCATTCAGTCAATAAAATAGGACTCCCTAATAAAAGTAGGATACAGAGCCAAATTTTCTGCAATAGCCAAAAAGATGAAAcactttttccttaaaaacagaCCACAGTTTTCACAGGCAGTAGTGgatgataggaaaaaaaaaaaagaagcaaaaaaaaaaaaaatccacacaacAAATCGGTCTTTGGTTAACATCTGAAAGCTGCAGAACATCTATGCTTCTCTCCTTAAGCCATATATAAAAGATTTAAACATTCTTTTGTATCACTGCCATATATACTGAAAGATATGTTCAACAGATAATGTAAAGATGCATTTATGCATTGAATATTATGGAGTTATAGTCTTCAAATACAGCACTCTATTTtctcaaaataataaaacaataatttaaaaaaagtttgtttGGCTTTGTATCTTTTCTTAAATTAGACAAACAAATCAGGTAGAAGTTTCAAAGGCAGACACTCAAATCAtgacaaaagctttttttaaaggttttggCGAGGAAAGTTTTCTACAGGAGAAAGCAAGGAGTACAAAGATGGTAGAAAAAACTAACACAAAACTTAGTGAATATTAGTATGAAATGACAAAGCATAACAAGACAaggtgaaaaaataattactctTGACAAGTTAAGACAAGAAGATGATTAAATAATGTTCTTTGGTTTGAAGTTCAGAATAAATtagatttattttgtaattaatgTTTTTTCCTTAATGTATTGTCAGAGAGTCTGTAATTTACTgttgaataaaaataacagaattgagagatttttttgccttctcacaaaataatttttcatctatAAACTGTACAGAAATAATTACATGGCACATAGGGAAGCTACCAAGGCATCATAACTGACATGCATTTTGGAGTCACACTGCCATGACTTATCTAGGAAAAAGCTTGGCTCTGTTCCGCACAGCATTCCacatttttatcattttcacCTTTATAAACATCTCTGACCACTTCAGTTGATGTCTGACTGGACATGGCAGCTAACACCATTTGCAAGCTAGTACTGCCATCACTCATATCGTGCAAGTCCCTTTccacataaaaacaaaaatccaactGCAGACCATTTAGGAGCTCTAAAGACAAAGGCAGCTGCACACCTATGTAGATAAAAAAATGTGCAGGAGTAATGAAATGGAATACAAATCTTTATGTATTTATTAACTAGATAAATCTTTACCATCCTTCTCAGCCCAGTAAATGAACAGTGATTCTCAATAAGCAAAAGCCACCTATCACATAAAAATCCTCCCTTCTAATTTTAATGCTGCATACTAACCCAGCAGTACAGCACATTACTGCCAACTGGAATTAGCCTCTGACTCCTGACTTAAAGAAAACTGGTCCGTGCCACATTTGCCAATGAAGGACATGTACTTAGCAGAGCAAACATGGAAAGTTAGTTACCAGCATTCCACAAGTAACTGACAGAGTTTCCTTGACTGGGTACTTGATTCATCACTGGACAACAGAAAATGGGACTCCTATTTTTGCAGCAGTTCAATCAACATTCGTCATATTCCTCCCACTGTTAACACCCATGTCATCTTAAACTTCCACATAATTCTAATGACTCACATGCCTAGTGACATCACTGCTGGGCCCATTGTTTAGACAGCAGCAAACATAAAACTATGAAAATTCactttcatctctttttttttaaagcactgtaCAGATACATTTTTCACAAGTGGCATACACTAAACAAGAATTGTGCCAGGTAAAAACCTGTAAATTTTTAGGGCAATTTTCAGCCACATCTGCTGAGAACAGAGCTAACAATGAGATTATCCTCCGACAGCAACACAAGCTTACAGAAATCACATCTTAAACAAGGAAAATTCATAGTGAAACCCTTCATTTATACTGTAATTTCCTACAAGCCATCTCAAACATTCAAGCATCACCTGGCCTACAGCCATTTACAGAAACTCAGAGAAATTTccaacctaaaaaaaaaaaacattttcaatgtCCTATGAAAATATATGAAGATTTGAAGAAAAGATATATACCTAATGTCAATGAAGAGATTGATGGAAGAGATGGAAGAGATACCTTGTCAAACCCATCTagtttcagaaaatattaataaaattagcTTTGCTAAAAAAACACAATACCATCTAATGCTCTAACTAAAAGACACTATTAAGTAGAAGATGTACAATAACTTAAGAACAGGCTGAAGATAGTGATTGCCTGCAGTTCTTTTTCCAGTGCCATTTTCAAAACAGTTTCACAGGGCttcctttttctattttatatagGCTTAGTAGAAGTATAGACAAAATGTAAGACAGAAAAACTTACAGAGAAATAGTTTTGATGCAACTTAAACTCCATACAGCAACGAGTAAATAAAGTTCATGCTTATGAGCATAACTTATGAAGTCATGGGATCACAGGCCACAAGTGAAAATGAACTGAAAGAACAGCACAACgtattttccttctgcttgtCTTAGTGCATAATCTGATTCAGAAAGAAGTGTTACTGTATTCCATGTCATACAACCAGGCTTAGTAGCAAAGCTCTTGTACACTGCTGATGTCAACAACATtggaaaattattcaaaataaaataaatattttattgtcaACTCTGAAACCAAATGAGTTAATCTTCACTGGTGCTTTCTCAGAgaacaaaagttaaaaaaaaaatgctttggcCAATGCAAGTGGTAAGGTATAAGAGAAGACACTAAGTAGATTATGCCTCTGTCACCAACCTGTTTTTCCCTTCCGTGTCTCTAAATGTTTTGAAGCATGTTCTCAGTCAAATGGAACACACTTGGCTTTGGGAACTCCACATTTGTTCTGCTACCTGTCAATTTTAGCTAGTTTTAAAGCTGTGACTTTTTAAGTGCACCAAAAGCAAATGTTCCACACAGTCTAGCTCAAGAGATCTTAAGTTGCTGGAAACTGTAAAACATCAGGACCCTCCCCATATGTGTTGTGTTTCTTAGACTGTTTCCTTAAGCTTCTACTACTGGTCACTGTCAAGATACACAACATGAGGCTACACCAATTTTCAATGTCAAAAGAAATGCTTACCTGGTGGAGGACCACCAAATTTTCTTTGTCCATTTTGCTGAACCATGCTGTATCCAGTCTTCTCCAATAGGGCAAGTAAAGCTGCCCCATTTTGAGCACCACTTCGGATTTTGCCACATTCATTTGCTGCAGCTTTATTCTCCTCATGCATATCTGCATCAGCTTCAACAGAATACCGCAAATATTCCAATTCAGCAAATTCTAAGTTGTTATGTGCATGCAGAAGATACCAAAATATAAAAAGACCACTCAGGCTATACTTGTCTATTTACTGCAACTTTGTTTAGCATGAAGCTTCAATCCTATATTCAGCCTCAGTCACCTGTGTACTTCCTTTCAGACCATTGTTCTGTAGCTGGGATAATCTGGAACTTTACCTACTACAAAAATATGTAATGTAATAGATTTTTACATAACCTACATTCAAACTCTCCTAAATGCTATCACAGCTAGCACAACATAAGTAGCACAACTATTTTTAAGAATGCTGCCCTTCAAGTAGAAGAATGAATTATTTCATAAACTATGTTACCACAGTTGTATAAGGGACCAATAAGCTACTCCAGGTGACAAAATCCAATTTCTTATTACtacattttataaaaatgccAACTATTTCAGAACAGTATTTTAGTATTAAAACACTGGAGGAAGAACTTAAGTCCATACCCAGTTACTATAAAGAAGGCAAAGAACTCattatttatgaaataaaaaattttgttaataccaatataaaataaaattaggcaGAACAGTCTGGCAAAAGTAAAGGTTTGAAATAACCCCACCCCTGGAATCCCTATTTTCATGGCTTTAtcaattttcataatttcagaAACTAAACTTTATTGATATGGTTGCTGCTGCCCTATCTCCTATTTCTCTGCCATGCCAAGATCTCACCCAACAGCTTTAGGTTTCTGTCACCCAGGTGATGAAAAACAACCCCACCACTTGGCAATTACCAATTTTACTAGTCAAGccaataaaaaaatctcaggtCAGATGTTTCTTTCAttgtctctttttccttctgcaagtttatttattcttttcccAAAATTATCTGCACTAAGGTCTGCTTAGGCAAGCAATCTTTTTCATCATTTCAATCCTTTGTCCAAATGCCATTTCCAAATGCTATGCCACTTCTCAAGAAATGCTACCCAAAAAATCATCACCAGAAAAGTAAAGGTACCACTGTTCTTCAGGGCCCCTTACATTTTCAGCTTTCTTCGTTTTCAGGCTCAGACTCCAAAAGTCAATGTCCTGAGACATCAGCAGAATACTTTTTATaagaaaaacacttaaaaacaGCTTAAAGTTCATACAAACATTTCTTGACAACCCACTATTATTTCTTGAAAACCCACTGAACaaagctttaattttaaaatatattatagaCCAAATTCATGGAATGGCGAAGTGCCTATTCTCTACTAGATTTATGGATATTATGCAATGATGTTTCTATCCAAAGATGAGGCTGCAGCTTATTCCCCCACGCCTGCCCCAGCTTTATAATTTCAAATGTGCTTTGAATCAATGTCATTACTATTTCTAAGTGCATTTCTTTCACAACAGCCTTCACATGACAGACCCCACAAGCCCTTCAATTAGAATAGTGTTAACAGTTATTTTTCCCACCCTAGGAAAAATAGCTTTTTGGtgggaatatatttttttttgtctttttattaaGCCAGTATTCACTTTGGGGCAGGAATCCATGCAAACAACCACTCCCAAGAAGTTTAAATTCTATCTGTCACAGGGTACTAAAAAAGCCAATTTTTTAACAAGGAGATtccagaaagcagcaggaaaagcaaaaaaaaaaaaacaaaaaaaaaaccaaaaaaaaacacaaaaaaacaaaacaaaaaaaaaaccaaaaaaactcccacaaaaccaaaaatacccacaaccaaacaaaaaaaaaaccaaaaaaaaaaaaaactactaaTAAAATCTCTGACAGGCACGAGCAGAAACAGGATGGCTCCATGGCCCCCACCTGCTAATTGTGTCCCCTCTCCTTTCAGCAAGTTAATTCCACTTACTGTGTTTCACAGCCTACAAGCTGCACAGTGACTCTATAATTAGGAAATCTTTTGGCAGTTTAAGGCCTAACAAGGCATGGAGTATGGAGATGACAATGAAACTGGAGCGAGGGAGAGGCAAACTGATTCTCCCTTTGTCTGGGCGAGCTCCAACACCCGGGCCAGGCCGTCCTTACGTAATTCGCAAGGGCAGCAAGCGGGCACCAGACCGGCGCCGCGGAAGCTCCAAGGGGCGAAGCGGCCCTGAGGAGCTATAAGAGGCCTATGCAGAAGCACGGCAGCCTCGGGCATGTCCCGGGCACAAACGCGACGGACGCGATGAAGCACAACTGCATGTGGAAGAGTAAGGGAAGAGAATAAACTCAACACCCCTCCCCCCCACACCATCTGCTGGAATCTCCCTGCGCTACTCCCGACGACTCGCACTTTCTCCACACCGCTTCATCCCTCATCGCGCTGCCTCCGCCTTTGCCCACGGCACGCCAAGGACCCGAACCCACCGCTGTCCTCAGGCAGGCGAGGCCAAGGCATGACTGCCCACTGTCCCGTCGGGAGCCGAACGCCACAGAGCGCTCCCAACTGCCGCCACCGTCAGCGCCTCAtgcgcccggccccgcggtcACGCGTGGGGTTTCCCTCGCGCTTAACCCGCCCGGCCAATCAGCGGGCGCGGAGGGCGGGCACGGACACAGTTGACAGGCGGCGCCAGCCAATAGCAGCGGGGTAAGCGTGCCCGGCACGCGAGAGCTCTTTAAAGCGGGGGACGGTTGGGCAAGGTGTGGGGAGATGTGTCCGGCGCGCGtgcgccgcggccgcccctgGAGCCGTTGGGACGGCGCGCGCTGCTCTCGCCCTGAGGGCGGGCGGACCCGCGGCGCCGCCGCTTCAGCGCCCCGGCGCTGCAGTCCCGCTCCCTAGCGAGTGCTCGCCTGTGGGCGCGGGCTGTTCCTTACCGTTTTCAGAGCCTGgctggttgttttgttttgttttgggttttttttgtgtgtgttcttACGCTTTTGTATCCTCCGAAGTGGCGTATTTGGTCCTTTAGGATGTGCTCTGGCATGCACTTGCGCCTTAGGGAGTGTTTAGTCTTGGTCAGGTCGGTGTTGACCAGTAATACCAAAGTGAAATATCACCGATTCagtgaggttggaaaagacctctgaaaAAGCCAAATCTAGCCTGAGACCGAACACCTTCGTGTCCACTAGGCCGTGGCACTAAGTGCTGACTCCTGTCTTACACAGGGGTGGTGACTTGATCACCTCCCTGGACATTCTAGTCCATTCCAATATTTGATCACCCCTTTTGTGAAGAAATCCTTCCTAAagtccaacctaaacctcccctgggtGCAGCTCAGGGCTATGTTCTCCTCTCTGCTTGCCTGGCAGAAGACATGTCTGTTTTCAATCCCTGTTGGCTCAGTAAATATTTCAGTCTCAGAAATTAATCTCATGAGcttcacaacagctgcagccactTGCCAAACCCGTTGGGTTGGAAGCCCTGCAGTTCTGGCACTGTTCTTGAACTCCTATCACAACTCCTTAGGGCTCACGTAGCAAGGCACACATCAAGTGTACCAGGGTTAATACTGGGTGTGGGATTAGCTTGCAAGTTCTTCAAGTTGTTAGCATAATTTTGTGGCTTATTTCCCCCATCTAGCAAATTAAAGTCTTTCAAAACCAATATGCTGTCACCAAAAACTtctccccctcccttttcctaAGGTTTACATGCTCAACTGCACTTAGTAATAAGGCAGAGAATCCCTGAAATTTTACCTTCAGGACATGCAAATTCATCTTTATTATGAATATGTTCCATAGCTTTTAGTAATCTCACTTTAAATCTGTACTGCCGCAGAATTGCTACATTGTCATATTTGACATTTAGTCATTTGAGTTTGCTTATTTTTGGAAGAGAATGCATGTTGTGCTTTTATTAATAATGGCATGTTACACTCATCATGTAAGCTCATCATAATTCACAGATGGTATGTCTCCATTTAAAAGTTCTGAATGGCCAACATACCAAAGCTATTGCCTTCACGATTAAATTTCACCACCTTTTCATTTCAGGTGCCTGTTCAGTTTTTGTTTGATTATTTCCTTCCCCCTCATCTAAATCAGCCACGAAGCCTCTCATAGGAATCAGTTTGGGGTATATTAAGTCAAATAAAGTTTTTGACATTTTGACTgcagctgtgtgtccctgttACCTTAGAGATTGCTCACTTCCTGGCCGAAAACTCCATGTGTCTCAGCTGTTATTGGTGGTGGGAAATACTGAAGGAATGCAGGCAGTCTCttttaggttaaaaaaagaaaaacccaaaaaaccactcAAGCACACAATTCCTCagcattttctttgtatttcatgTAAGTGACACCTTACTGGATAGGTTGCCATGTACAGCCATTTCTGGAGTACAGCAGAAGGTCTCAAGGAAAACATACAAATTTGCAATCAGGTTTTTCACTTTATGGCATGAATAAAAGAGAATGTTAAAATCACCAAAAAGTATTCCATGTTTATAATCTCTTATTAAACATCAAAGGTGAACATAGGAGCTAAAGACCCCTggctttctgaaataaaataacgatccttttcttctccctgtgctAGTTTGGTATCAGAATTCTCAGTGCACCCTTgcccacaggtgtgagctgcttTTCTTTGATGATCTGACTTCACTGTAATTAGGCTTTACTAAGAACAACTGTTTATAACCCgtatttttcttggattttgCTGTGACTCATAATAAAATCTGAGCTGAATATTTGAACTCTTTTTCCTCGTAAGACATAATTTACAGGGgaatgtaatatttttattaaattgagAACTATATCAGATAACTTCAGG includes:
- the RBM46 gene encoding probable RNA-binding protein 46 isoform X2, giving the protein MPWPRLPEDSDMHEENKAAANECGKIRSGAQNGAALLALLEKTGYSMVQQNGQRKFGGPPPGWEGPPPPRGCEVFVGKIPRDMYEDELVPVFGRAGKIYELRLMMEFSGENRGYAFVMYTTKEEAQLAIKILNNYEIRPGKFIGVCVSLDNCRLFIGAIPKDKKKEEILNEMKKVTEGVVDVIVYPNATDKTKNRGFAFVEYESHRAAAMARRRLIPGTFQPWGHTIQVDWADPEKIVDEETMQRVKVLYVRNLMISTTEDKIKAEFNKFKPGVVERVKKLRDYAFVHFFHREDAVAAMSVMNGKCIDGASIEVTLAKPVNKESSWKQHFNGQISPSSENLLGFPNKEDATQKSLGKPASLSVHLNGQQSPGPPEAESSTYHIFPGIKLTPISMYSLKLSHFSSAVMHLDYFCHKNSWAPPEYCLYSTTSQDGKILLVYKVLISSITDDFRSYFMPEKLCTTVEDAKELAAQFTLLHLAPEQAYITLLSLNAAWWDSKANCTPYLV
- the RBM46 gene encoding probable RNA-binding protein 46 isoform X1; protein product: MPWPRLPEDSADADMHEENKAAANECGKIRSGAQNGAALLALLEKTGYSMVQQNGQRKFGGPPPGWEGPPPPRGCEVFVGKIPRDMYEDELVPVFGRAGKIYELRLMMEFSGENRGYAFVMYTTKEEAQLAIKILNNYEIRPGKFIGVCVSLDNCRLFIGAIPKDKKKEEILNEMKKVTEGVVDVIVYPNATDKTKNRGFAFVEYESHRAAAMARRRLIPGTFQPWGHTIQVDWADPEKIVDEETMQRVKVLYVRNLMISTTEDKIKAEFNKFKPGVVERVKKLRDYAFVHFFHREDAVAAMSVMNGKCIDGASIEVTLAKPVNKESSWKQHFNGQISPSSENLLGFPNKEDATQKSLGKPASLSVHLNGQQSPGPPEAESSTYHIFPGIKLTPISMYSLKLSHFSSAVMHLDYFCHKNSWAPPEYCLYSTTSQDGKILLVYKVLISSITDDFRSYFMPEKLCTTVEDAKELAAQFTLLHLAPEQAYITLLSLNAAWWDSKANCTPYLV